The genomic segment TGGGGATCTGGCTGGCATTCGAGCCCAACGGCCTGGATGGCAAGGACAGCGAGTTCGTCAACGATGCGGCGCGTCAGTCCAACGAGGCCGGACGTTTCGCCAGTTACTGGAGCCGTGCCGGTGGCGCCGGGATCAACACGGTCATGGTCGAAGACGACATGACCAAAACCACCCTGAGCGTCAGCGGCACGCCGTATAACAGTTGGTACACCTGCCCTCGCGACAACAAGCGCACCTGCCTGCTGGACCCGTATGCCGATACGGTCGCCGGCAAGGAAATGTTGATGACCACTATTTCCGTGCCGCTGCTGGTGGACGGCAAGGCCATCGGCGTGGTCGGTGTGGACATCGCCCTCGACGCCCTGCAAGCGGCAGCCGTGGATTCCCAGCGCGACCTGTTCAACGGTGCCGGGCACATGCTGATCGTCTCCGGCAGCGGCGTACTCGCCGGTTTCAGTGTCGACGCCAGCAAGGTCGGCAAAAGCATGGGCGACACCTTGGGCGCCGACGGCAAGGACGTGCTGCAACTGCTCGCCAGCGGCACACCGAAAATTCTCGAACAAGGCGACCTGATCCGCGCGGTGTACCCGGTCAGCCCGATCAGCGACTCGAAAGCCTGGGGCGTGGTGATCGACCTGCCCAAGCAAGTGTTGCTGGCGGATTCGGTGAAACTGCAAACGCTACTCGATGACGCGCAACAAAGCGGTCTGATCAAGGCGCTGCTGGTGGCGATCGCCGCCGGGCTGGTCGGCTTGCTGCTGATTTGGCTCACCGCCTCCGGCGTGACCCGGCCAATCAACAGCGTGGCCCAAATGCTCAAGGCAATTGCCAGCGGCGACGGCGACCTGACCCAACGCCTGCACTACAGCAAGCAGGACGAACTGGGCGAACTGGTGAGCTGGTTCAATCGCTTCCTCGACAAACTGCAACCGACCATCGCGCAGATCAAGCAAAGCATTACCGACGCACGCACCACCGCCGATCAGTCTTCGGAAATCGCCCGTCAGACCAGCGAAGGCATGCAGGTGCAGTTCCGCGAAATCGACCAGGTAGCCACCGCCTCCAACGAAATGAGCGCCACCGCCCACGACGTCGCCAACAGCGCTTCGAATGCTGCCAACGCCGCCAAAGGTGCCGATCAGTCAGCCCGTGACGGCATGCAGATCATCGAGCGCAGCACCCACGACATCAATCTGCTGGCCGATGAAGTCAGCAAGGCAGTGACCGAAGTTGAGGCACTGGCGGTCAACAGCGAGCAGATCGGATCGGTACTGGAAGTGATCCGCAGCATCGCCGAGCAGACCAACCTGCTGGCGCTCAACGCAGCGATCGAAGCAGCCCGTGCCGGCGAAAGCGGTCGCGGCTTTGCCGTGGTGGCCGACGAAGTGCGCAACCTGGCCAAACGCACCCAGGATTCGGTAGAGGAAATCCGCATCGTCATCGAGCGCATACAGACAGGCACTCGCGGCGTGGTCGCCACCATGCATTCGAGCCAGACCCAGGCCCACAGCAACGCCGGGCAGATCCAGCAAGCGGTCCAGGCACTGGGTAAAATCAGCGACGCGGTGACGGTGATCAGCGACATGAACCTGCAAATCGCCAGCGCCGCTGAACAGCAAAGCGCCGTGGCCGAAGAGGTCAACCGCAACGTCTCGGCGATCCGCACCGTTACCGAAACCCTGACCGGCCAGGCCACCGAATCAGCGCAGATCAGCAGCCAGCTCAATGCACTGGCCACCCACCAGATGAAATTGATGGATCAGTTCCGGGTTTAAAGGAACACCACAGTCCCCCCTGTGGGAGCAAGCCCGCTCCCACAGGATTGAGTGCAAGACAGAGCATCGGGGGAATTCATCTGGCAGATCTTTTTTTTGATCTATCATCGAGCCCTCACCCCGGAGGGCCTTCGATGACTGATTTACTCACGTCCATTCAAGCCGCACTCGGCTTGCCGCACACCCCGATTCCGTTCACCTCGAGCGGCGCCCTGCCCTCGGCGTTTGCCGTTACCGACCTGGCCTGCGCCAGCATCGCCGTCGCCGGCCAAGCCGCCAGCGAACTGCTGCACCAGCAAACCGCTCGCCTGCCCACGCTCGAAGTCGACCGCCGCCTCGCCTCTTTCTGGTTTGCCTCCTCAATCCGCCCGACAGGCTGGAACGTGCCGCCGTTGTGGGACCCGATTGCCGGTGACTACGCGACCAAGGATGGCTGGATTCGCCTGCACACCAACGCCCCTCATCACCGTGTCGCCGCCCAAAGCGTGCTTGGGGCCTGCGCCGACCGCGCCGCGATGGCGAGCAAAGTCGCGCAGTGGGCGAAAACCGATCTGGAGCACGCCGTGGTCGAGGCCGGTGGTTGCGCCGCCGAGATGCGCAGTTGGGCACAGTGGCAGGCTCATCCACAGGGCCTCGCGGTGAACGCCGAACCGTTGGTGCAATTCACCGCAGCCAGCCAGCCACGCAGCACGCCGTGGCAAGGTTCGGTGGCGCAACCGTTGGCCGGAATCAAGGTACTGGATTTGACCCGTGTACTCGCCGGCCCAATCGCCAGTCGCTTCCTCGCCGGGCTGGGCGCCGACGTCCTGCGCATCGACCCACCGACCTGGAACGAACCTGGCGTGGTCCCGGAAGTCACCCTGGGCAAACGCTGTGCGCGGCTGGACCTGCACGATGCAGCGGATCGCGCGGTGTTCGAAAGCCTGCTCAAGGACGCCGACATCCTGCTCCACGGCTACCGCGCCGACGCCCTGGAGCGTTTGGGCTACGGCGCCGAGCAACGCCAGCGCCTGGCACCCGGCCTGATCGACGTGTGCCTCAATGCCTATGGCTGGAGCGGCCCGTGGCAGCACCGTCGTGGTTTCGACAGCCTGGTACAGATGAGCAGCGGGATTGCCGAGGCTGGCATGCAGTGGAAAAAAGCGGACAAGCCGACACCGCTGCCAGTGCAGGCGCTGGATCACGCGACCGGGTATTTGATGGCGGCCAGTGCGATCAAACTGCTCGGTAGCGGTGGTTCGGCGCGGCTGTCATTGGCGCGTACGGCGAAGCTGTTGATCGAGCAAGGTGCCGGGACGGATGAGCCGTTGCGGGCTGAGGATGAACAGGATCAGGGGATGTTGATTGAACAGACACCGTGGGGGCCGGCGCATCGGTTGCAGGTGCCGCTGAGGATCAGTGGGACGCCGGTGCAGTGGGCATTGCCGGCAACGGAATTGGGTGCGCATCGCGCACAGTGGTGGTGACTGAACCGGCCCTTTCGCGAGCAGGCTCGCTCCCACACTTGATGGCATTCCACCCTAAGAACCCGGTCACCTGTGGGAGAGCTTGCTCCCACATTTGACCGAGTTCATCTGGAGAAACGCGATCACCTTTGGAACGGGCTTGCCCGCTCAATCACCACACACTCCAGATCAGCTCAATCAGCCCGACTCAAAGAAGTCCAAACAAGCTGCGCCGCATACCCCCGCCACGGCCGCCAATCCTCAGCCCGGCGCAAC from the Pseudomonas sp. N3-W genome contains:
- a CDS encoding CoA transferase, translated to MTDLLTSIQAALGLPHTPIPFTSSGALPSAFAVTDLACASIAVAGQAASELLHQQTARLPTLEVDRRLASFWFASSIRPTGWNVPPLWDPIAGDYATKDGWIRLHTNAPHHRVAAQSVLGACADRAAMASKVAQWAKTDLEHAVVEAGGCAAEMRSWAQWQAHPQGLAVNAEPLVQFTAASQPRSTPWQGSVAQPLAGIKVLDLTRVLAGPIASRFLAGLGADVLRIDPPTWNEPGVVPEVTLGKRCARLDLHDAADRAVFESLLKDADILLHGYRADALERLGYGAEQRQRLAPGLIDVCLNAYGWSGPWQHRRGFDSLVQMSSGIAEAGMQWKKADKPTPLPVQALDHATGYLMAASAIKLLGSGGSARLSLARTAKLLIEQGAGTDEPLRAEDEQDQGMLIEQTPWGPAHRLQVPLRISGTPVQWALPATELGAHRAQWW